A single Candidatus Poribacteria bacterium DNA region contains:
- the dprA gene encoding DNA-processing protein DprA has protein sequence MCLSPEHKALIHLSLIPGIGNAVIRRLKENFGSVQAGLEASEGELKGVLPPRIYGKLLRGRSSKPILRRLEREIELIGEMKCRTVAFGEEGYPSNLVHIYDPPPILFIKGELNPDDKFAVSVVGTRRATTYGRDVCSKLTREIVQQGFTVVSGMARGIDTVAHRSALESGGRTIAVLGSGLSNIYPRENTKLAEEISRNGALISEFPMTTPPVDVNFPRRNRIISGLSLATIVVEADERSGALITADFALEQGREVLAVPGSIFSRCSRGTHRLIKEGAALMESVDDLLNALNIPRAEKPEREVPAQEKIPVDLEDEEKMVLDVIPFTPIHIDEISTSVNMPPNKVSSILLMLELKGLVGQQPGKMFVRRSLRRG, from the coding sequence ATGTGTCTCTCACCGGAACATAAAGCTTTAATACATCTCAGCTTGATACCGGGTATAGGGAATGCCGTGATCAGAAGGCTGAAGGAGAACTTCGGCTCAGTTCAGGCAGGTCTTGAGGCGTCTGAGGGGGAGCTTAAAGGGGTGCTCCCCCCTCGCATATACGGTAAACTGCTGAGAGGACGGTCATCCAAACCGATCCTCAGGCGTCTTGAGAGGGAGATCGAGTTGATAGGTGAAATGAAATGCCGAACGGTCGCCTTCGGCGAGGAGGGGTATCCCTCAAACTTGGTCCACATTTACGATCCACCACCTATACTCTTCATCAAGGGCGAGCTGAATCCTGATGATAAATTTGCCGTATCAGTTGTAGGAACCAGAAGGGCAACTACCTACGGCAGAGATGTCTGCTCCAAACTGACGAGGGAAATCGTCCAACAGGGGTTTACAGTCGTCAGCGGCATGGCCAGGGGTATAGATACCGTAGCACATCGCTCGGCCCTGGAGAGTGGAGGTCGAACGATAGCCGTGCTTGGCAGCGGCCTTTCGAACATCTATCCCAGAGAGAACACAAAACTGGCGGAGGAGATAAGTCGAAACGGAGCTCTGATATCCGAATTTCCCATGACTACTCCCCCCGTGGACGTTAATTTTCCGAGGCGAAACAGAATCATAAGCGGGCTGTCTCTGGCGACGATAGTGGTCGAGGCGGATGAGAGAAGCGGTGCTCTGATCACAGCCGACTTCGCACTTGAGCAGGGACGTGAGGTGCTGGCGGTGCCGGGAAGCATATTCTCCCGTTGCTCTAGGGGAACCCATAGGCTGATCAAAGAGGGAGCAGCTCTGATGGAAAGCGTGGACGATCTCCTGAACGCCCTTAACATACCAAGAGCGGAGAAGCCCGAACGGGAAGTTCCAGCACAGGAGAAGATCCCCGTCGATTTGGAAGATGAGGAGAAAATGGTTTTAGATGTTATCCCGTTCACCCCCATACATATAGATGAGATCTCCACCAGCGTGAATATGCCACCTAATAAGGTCTCCAGCATACTGCTGATGCTTGAGCTAAAGGGGCTGGTCGGCCAGCAGCCCGGAAAGATGTTCGTCAGAAGAAGCCTTAGGAGGGGATAA
- a CDS encoding acetyl-CoA carboxylase carboxyltransferase subunit alpha, producing MQEIDFERRIDELERYILELKEFARRNDLDLSKSIDQLERDLLRIKKRVFGSLTRWQKVYLSRKMERPQSTDYIDRLISDRIELQNDRFFGDDKAIVGGLGRFGKYPIVYLGQVRGKTTEERILTNFGYMHPDGYRKALRLMKLAEKFRRPVISFVDTPGAHPGARAEERGQAMAIAENLYHMSQLRTPFIAVVIGQGGSGGALGIAMADRVLMMEYAIYCVCPPEACSGIIWKDQGEHAPEAAEGLKLTADDLYEFGIVDEVIREPLGGAHRNPDLAIRRVGRAIKRHLEDLLQYDVDELMKMRYKKYRSIGIFKEGDQT from the coding sequence ATGCAGGAGATAGATTTCGAGAGGAGAATAGATGAGCTCGAGAGATACATCCTCGAGTTGAAGGAGTTCGCCCGACGGAACGATCTGGACCTTTCAAAGAGCATCGACCAGCTCGAGAGGGATTTGCTTCGGATTAAAAAACGTGTTTTCGGCAGTCTCACCCGATGGCAGAAGGTCTATCTCTCCAGAAAGATGGAACGACCGCAATCCACGGATTACATCGATCGATTGATATCGGATAGAATAGAGCTGCAGAACGACCGATTCTTCGGAGACGACAAGGCGATCGTAGGCGGGCTGGGGCGGTTTGGGAAATACCCGATCGTATATCTGGGACAGGTGAGGGGAAAAACCACCGAGGAGAGGATTTTGACCAACTTCGGATATATGCATCCGGATGGATATCGCAAGGCTCTGAGGCTGATGAAGCTGGCTGAGAAGTTCCGTAGACCGGTGATAAGCTTTGTGGATACGCCCGGCGCTCATCCAGGTGCAAGGGCCGAAGAGAGAGGTCAGGCAATGGCCATCGCCGAAAACCTCTATCATATGTCTCAGCTCAGAACCCCGTTTATCGCCGTCGTGATAGGTCAGGGCGGCAGCGGCGGAGCTCTGGGGATCGCTATGGCGGATAGGGTGTTGATGATGGAATATGCTATCTACTGCGTCTGTCCCCCCGAGGCCTGCAGCGGGATCATATGGAAGGATCAGGGCGAACACGCCCCCGAAGCGGCTGAAGGGCTGAAGTTAACGGCGGACGACCTATATGAATTTGGGATCGTGGATGAGGTGATCCGCGAACCCCTGGGGGGAGCGCATAGAAACCCTGACCTCGCGATAAGACGCGTTGGCAGGGCCATCAAAAGGCATCTTGAGGATCTACTTCAGTACGATGTTGATGAGCTCATGAAGATGAGATATAAAAAATATAGATCGATAGGCATCTTTAAGGAAGGGGATCAAACGTGA
- the ruvC gene encoding crossover junction endodeoxyribonuclease RuvC: MIIMGVDPGLKVTGYGVISFQNNTLKSLHYGGIRTDPDLPTPQRLKRIYDALSRVIREYRPDVLVVEELFFNRNVNTAFAVGMARGVTMLAAEMEGVPVDSYTPLQVKQAVVGYGRASKNQIQQMVKVLLGLREVPAPDDAADALALAICHANSYRLSQMLNHV, from the coding sequence ATGATCATCATGGGGGTCGATCCGGGACTGAAGGTGACCGGATACGGCGTGATAAGCTTTCAGAATAACACCTTAAAAAGCCTCCACTACGGGGGGATAAGAACCGATCCCGATCTTCCCACGCCGCAAAGACTGAAAAGGATATATGATGCCCTGAGCAGAGTTATCAGGGAGTATCGTCCCGATGTCCTCGTCGTGGAAGAGCTGTTCTTCAACCGTAACGTCAACACGGCCTTTGCCGTCGGCATGGCGCGAGGGGTAACGATGTTGGCGGCGGAGATGGAAGGTGTGCCGGTTGACTCCTATACACCCCTTCAGGTTAAGCAGGCCGTAGTCGGATACGGCAGGGCAAGTAAAAATCAAATCCAGCAGATGGTTAAGGTCCTGCTCGGCCTAAGGGAAGTTCCCGCTCCAGATGACGCCGCCGATGCATTGGCTCTTGCCATATGCCATGCCAACTCATATCGCCTCTCCCAGATGCTAAATCACGTTTGA
- a CDS encoding YebC/PmpR family DNA-binding transcriptional regulator, translating to MAGHSKWAQIKHKKAAMDARRGKLFTKLIREITVAARQGGGDPEANPRLRTAIANARANNMPWDNIERAIKRGTGELEGGTSLEEVSYEGYGPGGVALLIEAVTDNRNRTTADIRHILSRNGGSLGEKGCVSWIFDRKGLIVVDKEGTDEEELFMVAVDAGAEDVIEEDTTFEVYTNPEDFEQVRRAIEKAEFKISRAELTMVPKTTVQVQGKEAERLIKLLDALEDNDDVQKVYSNFEMPDELLEAAEAA from the coding sequence ATGGCTGGCCATTCGAAATGGGCTCAGATAAAACATAAGAAGGCAGCGATGGATGCCAGAAGAGGTAAGCTCTTCACGAAGTTGATAAGGGAGATAACCGTCGCGGCCCGCCAGGGCGGCGGAGACCCCGAGGCTAATCCCAGGCTTAGAACGGCTATCGCCAACGCCAGAGCCAATAACATGCCCTGGGATAACATAGAGAGGGCCATAAAGCGCGGAACGGGTGAATTGGAAGGCGGCACTTCCCTCGAAGAGGTCTCCTATGAGGGATATGGTCCGGGAGGTGTCGCACTGTTGATCGAAGCGGTCACGGATAACCGAAACCGAACGACAGCCGATATCCGACACATTCTCTCCAGAAATGGCGGGAGCCTCGGCGAGAAGGGCTGCGTCTCATGGATCTTCGATCGAAAGGGATTGATAGTCGTGGACAAGGAGGGAACGGACGAGGAAGAACTCTTCATGGTTGCCGTCGATGCGGGAGCCGAAGATGTCATCGAGGAGGACACAACCTTTGAGGTCTATACCAACCCGGAGGATTTCGAGCAGGTTAGAAGGGCGATTGAAAAGGCGGAGTTCAAGATAAGCAGGGCCGAGCTGACGATGGTGCCGAAAACCACCGTCCAGGTACAGGGCAAGGAGGCCGAGCGGCTCATCAAATTGCTCGACGCCCTTGAGGATAACGATGACGTCCAGAAGGTCTACTCGAACTTCGAGATGCCGGATGAGTTGCTGGAAGCGGCTGAGGCCGCGTGA